GTTCAGCAGTTCGGTGATTCGGGTTTTCATCAATGGGTTTCCAGTTCCTTGAGGCGGACGTTGAGGGTGAAGGCTGGCGGCAGGTTCGCAATGGTGGGTCAGAAAATGAGGTATTCACCGGGCATGACTCTGACGAGCCGTTTGCCAAGATTCTCGCCGGTGTACAGGCCGATCAGGGCGTCGGGCATCGCTTTAAACCCATCGCTAATGTCGACTAGCGCGCGGAGCTTCTCTGCCTTGATCCACCCGGCCATGTCGACCTCCGCGCGCTCAAAATCAGCAGCGTGGTTGTAGACAAAAAAGCCGCGCATGTCGGCCTCCGACGCGCGCAGGCTTGTGTAGTTTTTTGGGCCCGTACGGTGCTCCTGCTGATACTCGGAGATGGACCCGCAAAGCACCACCCGCGCATCTCTCGCCAGGTTGTCCAAGGCCGCTTCGAGAATCGCACCGCCGACGTTGTCAAAATAGACGCCGATGCCGTCCGGCAGCAGCTCGGCGATGCGCTCAGCCACGTTCTCTTCCCGGTAGTTGATCATGGCGTCAGCACCCAGCTCACCGATCATTTGGCATTTCTTTTCGCTCCCGGCAATACCGACCACCGGGCCGCAGCCGAGCGCTTTGGCGATCTGCACCACCAGTGATCCCACGCCGCCTGCGGCGCCGGAGACCAGCACCGCGTCACCGGCTTTGGGTGCACCACGGGTCACAAAACCGCAATAGGCTGAGTAGCCGGTCATGCCGAGCGCTGACAGCCCGTAATAGGCGGGAACACCCCGGCGCTGCATCTTGATGATCTTCTCGCCCGGCGTCACGGAAGAGACTTTGTAGCTCTGCCAGCCGAGTTGCCCGTGGACAAAATCCCCGACCTGAAAGTCCGCGTGTTTGGAATCGACCACCTCGGCTACGCCTCGTCCGTGGATGACGTCGCCGATGCTGAGCGGGCTTTCGGTCGAGAAGCCGCCGCCGTTTTCCA
The Pseudomonadota bacterium DNA segment above includes these coding regions:
- a CDS encoding NADP-dependent oxidoreductase — its product is MIEDNINRQWTVARHPETSLDHSHFAYREQPIDPVSDGQILLRSRYLNVAPVMRMYMMENGGGFSTESPLSIGDVIHGRGVAEVVDSKHADFQVGDFVHGQLGWQSYKVSSVTPGEKIIKMQRRGVPAYYGLSALGMTGYSAYCGFVTRGAPKAGDAVLVSGAAGGVGSLVVQIAKALGCGPVVGIAGSEKKCQMIGELGADAMINYREENVAERIAELLPDGIGVYFDNVGGAILEAALDNLARDARVVLCGSISEYQQEHRTGPKNYTSLRASEADMRGFFVYNHAADFERAEVDMAGWIKAEKLRALVDISDGFKAMPDALIGLYTGENLGKRLVRVMPGEYLIF